A region from the Hydra vulgaris chromosome 08, alternate assembly HydraT2T_AEP genome encodes:
- the LOC136083975 gene encoding uncharacterized protein LOC136083975 isoform X2, with product MKLLGIPAIDRGTGQAQYDALVKILDEYGICDDVKGLCFDTTATNTGRLSGTNVRFSHKQNSILLELACRRHVYELHLKHFCERQCSRKTKSPENLMFKRFQLNWNDIKSSIDSSKFVKYDTQSIATTFLEIHKLDAVKYCEIALKKNTFPRGDYKELLKLTLMYLCPERDFKIQAPGCVSHARFMSKAIYYLKIRILSLQLSYELTDDQKNEVQSTAEFISIFYTVWFLKTSLPYAAPYQDIKAYWQMTKYRGYVEQYVQNSETILNGIDATMVSMESYLWYLDETLIPLALLDQGISVAEREEVAKMVFSKPVPEFFRHSEKLNLLKTLNFNLEKPPSIAQLVGENSWFIFSLLNLTKLNDKLWLNSPAPLWEYIEQFKIFSQFVSNLAVVNDVSEKSIKVVSDFVNNVHNEDDRQDLLLAIHQRRVNLNKAKTKKDLQLAYQAIAK from the coding sequence ATGAAGCTCCTTGGCATTCCAGCAATTGATCGTGGTACTGGACAAGCTCAATACGATGCTTTAGTTAAAATACTGGATGAGTATGGAATATGTGATGACGTGAAAGGTTTATGTTTTGATACAACAGCTACAAATACAGGAAGACTTTCTGGTACAAATGTCAGGTTTAGTCATAAACAAAACTCAATTCTACTAGAGCTGGCTTGCAGGAGGCATGTTTATGAGTTACATCTAAAACACTTCTGTGAAAGACAGTGCAGTAGAAAAACTAAATCTCCAGAAAACCTAATGTTTAAACGGTTCCAATTAAACTGGAATGACATTAAAAGTAGCATTGACTCTtcaaagtttgtaaaatatgaCACTCAATCTATTGCTACCACTTTCTTAGAAATCCATAAACTCGATGCTGTAAAATATTGCGAGAttgctctaaaaaaaaacacttttcccAGAGGAGACTACAAGGAGTTATTGAAACTAACCCTAATGTACTTATGCCCTGaaagagattttaaaattcaaGCTCCAGGGTGCGTGTCTCATGCACGTTTTATGTCCAAAGCTATTTATTATCTCAAGATTCGGATATTGAGTTTGCAACTGTCTTATGAATTGACAGATGATCAAAAGAACGAAGTGCAGTCTACTGCTGAGTTTATCTCAATCTTTTATACCGTCTGGTTTTTAAAAACCTCTTTACCTTACGCTGCGCCTTACCAAGATATAAAAGCCTATTGGCAAATGACAAAATATAGAGGTTACGTAGAACAATATGTTCAGAAttctgaaacaattttaaatggaATTGATGCCACAATGGTTTCAATGGAATCATATTTATGGTACCTTGATGAAACTTTAATTCCGCTGGCTCTTCTAGACCAAGGTATTTCTGTTGCAGAGAGAGAAGAAGTTGCAAAAATGGTCTTTTCGAAACCAGTTCCTGAATTTTTTCGGCATTccgaaaaattaaatttgttaaaaactcttAACTTTAACCTAGAAAAACCACCAAGTATTGCCCAACTAGTGGGAGAAAACTCTTGGTTCATATTTAGCTTGTTAAACCTTACTAAGCTAAATGATAAACTTTGGTTAAACAGCCCGGCACCACTATGGGAGTATATTGAACAGTTTAAGATTTTCTCCCAGTTTGTTTCCAACCTTGCAGTGGTTAACGACGTTTCTGAAAAATCTATTAAAGTTGTATCAGACTTTGTAAATAACGTTCACAATGAAGACGATCGTCAGGACTTACTGCTAGCTATTCACCAAAGGAGAGTAAACCTTAACAAGGCAAAGACTAAAAAAGATTTGCAATTAGCATATCAAGCAATTGCAAAAtag
- the LOC136083975 gene encoding uncharacterized protein LOC136083975 isoform X3: MAKITRLKARAYLFEEESLIENLTQITFATNKELILNFQFKRSSNKLTPSKRFIGCTDGPDKFAKCSGLVNCPDNCILFAVKKPWLDGGYKDGLLTDKSIRNNITRLIDSWETLKKSKNKDSKAAEKSRKEFKKKGEQVFWIGKDNIKEILKKTSLDKLSYYVDIQFLKDQKSSRLMTLGSKDMRYKTVNKDKKPLKSCNIKQLPQIDESTTDLELLSDISDVSTESDISFDLSQPGPSNAKQELRKGFVKDIAMTSVSKNISSRDLVHVCTDLIVSSGGNVADFSVSHSTIWRAQKKSIRENAEQYKKNVKIATAKATFPIIAHFDGKIIEDITEGIKSKRD; encoded by the exons atggCTAAAATTACGAGACTAAAAGCTAGAGCTTATTTATTTGAAGAAGAAAGCCTGATAGAAAACTTAACTCAGATAACTTTTGCAACAAATAAAGAATTAATTCTTAACTTTCAGTTTAAAAGATCTAGTAACAAGTTAACTCCATCCAAAAGGTTTATTGGTTGTACTGATGGGCCCGATAAATTCGCAAAGTGCTCCGGACTTGTCAATTGCCCTGACAACTGTATTctttttgcagtaaaaaaacCATGGTTAGACGGAGGTTATAAAGATGGATTATTAACGGATAAATCTATAag GAATAATATTACTCGTTTAATCGATAGTTGGGAGACATTAAAGAAAAGTAAGAATAAAGACTCTAAAGCAGCAGAGAAATCTAGGAAAGAATTCAAAAAGAAGGGGGAGCAGGTATTTTGGATTGGTAAAGATAATATTAaggaaatcttaaaaaaaacgaGCCTTGATAAACTTTCATACTATGTTGATatccaatttttaaaagaccAAAAGTCCAGTCGTCTAATGACATTGGGGAGCAAAGACATGAGATATAAAACGGTAAATAAGGATAAGAAgcctttaaaaagttgtaatattaAACAGTTACCCCAAATAGACGAATCAACTACAGATCTAGAGCTTCTCTCAGATATCAGTGACGTGAGTACAGAATCagatatttcttttgatttatCGCAACCCGGCCCAAGTAACGCAAAACAAGAGTTAAGAAAAggttttgttaaagatattgcCATGACATcagtctcaaaaaatatttcatcaagaGATCTAGTGCATGTATGTACGGATTTAATTGTAAGTTCAGGCGGAAATGTGGCTGATTTTTCAGTGTCTCATTCAACTATTTGGCGAgctcaaaaaaaatctattcgGGAAAATGCTGAACAAtataagaaaaatgtaaaaattgctACCGCTAAAGCTACTTTTCCCATAATAGcacattttgatggaaaaattatCGAAGACATCACAGAAggtataaaatcaaaaagagaTTGA